CCTTTCTTCGTCCTGAGGCACATTTTCTGTACTTCAGGTTTTCAGAAGATAGTTGGCAAAAAGAgtttattgttttgcttttattaaacagcaaaatGTACTGTAAATTAATTAGCTTTATTGTAATATATAGTTTATGCAATATTTCAAATCCTATTTATATTCTTTTTAGAAGAGACTACAGAAAGAACTGTTGGCTTTGCAGAATGACCCACCTCCAGGAATGACTTTAAATGAAAAGAGTGTTCAAAATTCAATTACACAGTGAGTGTGTAAATACTTTTCATATTTTCTACATTAGCTCAAATTATAGACAagtgaaatattattttttctaGAGTAATAATTGCTCCTGTTGATCCATGGATATAAAAAAAGTGATATGGTTCACAAGTACACTGTTTAATATGTTCACTAGTAACTGATAAACTGGGTTATAATCTACAGTACGATACATTTCACTGTCTGGGTCAATGATGcttgcactttttttttatagaataaaaaacttttttgtctggaattttttaaaaatcagcctaAATGTGCCTATGCATTATCTGACAGAACAGAATTAAATTCTGGCAAACCATTCTAGATCAAAAGTATTAGTCTAAAGTAGTTTGACATTATCTACATTTTGCATTAAATCAAGTGGGTATCCCTCTTAGTCAACAATCTCTCATTTGGATTTCCTTTGTCTGTTCGGTGTGCCCAAACAATTCTGAACTCAGGAGAGCAAAATCTGAAGGGATGCTAAGCATTCAGTTTTATCTAAAACTGCAGAGAAGGTGATGAGAGATCAGTCCATGCTTTGACATCAACAGGAATGGGGAAAAGACTATAAGCAAACTATACCTTTCACTCCTAAATATATCAGTCACTGCCATCAAGGTAGATTTTGACATTAAATCATGATGCGGGGGAAACTGAATCAGAAGGAAATAAATATTGTGATTTATTGAAATGTCACATGGCTATTGCATGATCCAGAGAAAGGTCCATGTTCTGTATGGCCCTTGTAGCATGTGGCAATGGCTTAAAAGAATAGAGGAGAGTAAGATATTGAACTACAGCAAGTGTGGATGAGTGGTCTACATGAATATTAAAATAGCTTGAGGGTAAGATGATGGGAACCAAGAGCAAATCTTCAGACTCTTTCAGGAAACTAATTATGGGGAGTGATGGTATGATCtgaatatttttgtgttttttcaaaaataaagtaTAAGCTGGTATATGCTTTTATTTGCCATTGTATCTGTATGTCTGAAAAAAATGTGTACACTAGAAAGGTTTTATTCGCATCAATGTGGTGTGTCCATTACATTAAGCAGCAAAGCCATAAGTGAGATATGTAGATATATCATCAAAAGGGAATGTTGATAAAACTTGGAGCATATCTGACATGTATCATTGAGACAATATAGACATGCAACCCTCTGACACCATTTTTAGTTACTTTTCAAAATAGTTGGACTTTAACTATGCATTTCCTGCCTTTTAGACAGTTTTTCCCTTTAAGTTACTGATTATATATTTACAGGTACCTTTTTGGCCTATCAGTTTCTTTTATTGTTGCACAACCTTTAAAGAGAAGCTCAGTGATTGAAGTAGATTAGTTTGCAAATCAGTTACTACTTTTGTAGTGTGCTATTGTCTTGCTAACCTTCACATTCTCTTTGTTGCTAAGTTCTGTATAGCATCATAAGTGACATTTTTGCAGATGTGAGTCAGGGAAAGGAGCATGCCCCTTTTGATTCTGATTTAATGTTAGTAAACTGCATGTTGTTTgtgacatttctattattcttaaATTTCCCTggcaaaaaagtaaaataaaatggaaagggAGTCTGCTTTCATCTGAGGAAGGGGATAGAAATAATCATCACACAAGTTGTAGACTTGGTAATGAGACTGGGGGGTGGACATACTACCAGTCTTTCAACTTGGGCTTTACTTCTCTTGTGAGTACAAATAGGCATTTTATAGGGAAacacatttgtatttatttccttAGGCATTGCTGCTTGTATAATCTACAACACTATAACAAAGATTAAGTATATAAAATACCAAACTTGTTTCTCACATACGGAGGTTTGGTGTTAATTTCCATTTGTATTTACTTTTGCTTTCATGGTCATTGTGATACCGAAGCATAGTTCAGTAGTGGTGCCATAATAGGTAGTTCATTCCGTtattcttttatattttattttaaattgctggATTAAATTAATAAAGATTTCTATCTGTTTTTTAGGTGGATCGTAGATATGGAAGGTGCTCCAGGTACATTATATGAAGGGGAGAAATTTCAGCTTCTATTTAAGTTCAGTGGTCGATATCCCTTTGATTCTCCTCAGGTAAttagtttctctctccctcccgctTACCTCCCATTTTTTTAGATTATAACTGCATGGCATATGCTGAATATGCATTGTCCACACTTCTCGTAATTTTAAGGTTCTGTGTTAGTTACATGGGTTTCAATTGTACACTCAATTGTGCAGTTGCCACCTCTTTTAAACATGTTTCTGCATTTGAGAAATATGTCCACTTGTTCTCCTAGGAAGAACAGAGTAAATCTGACATTTCTGAGTGTCACTTGAATCCTCTTGGGGATTTTTTCTGACCAGTGAAAGAGCAACACAGGGGCAGTGATTCTCTGCTTTTGGAATGTAGAAATAGAGTGGATGATAAACTTCTTTTTTCCTCTATTCTTGCCTCCAAACCCTGGTGCTGCTCCTTAATGTCACTTTCCTTGCAGTTTCTCTGCTGCTCCTGTTGGTACTGCTAGGGCAGTACTGTAGGTGGGACCACAGCTGTGATTGTGGCAGGGGAGCACAAACATAGGTGTTGTGGCATGGTAGGAGAAGCTTGATAATCTATTGGTACTACATGAGTTAAGGAACAAACTTGGTTCATTTTTTCTTGaatcagcagcaggagctgcagaggaagtGCACTGTCCTGTTGGAAAGGTTGCTATGTTGATCTCTAGTGACATCAAACCAACTAAAGGAGCAATTTCAATGCTGAGCTACATTCACCCTCCACAACCAGAGGGAAGGTTACAAAGTGTGGCTTTCAAGGGGAAGGTGGGTAGGCAGAAAACCCTCTCTCTACCCCctgaaaaaaggaggaaaagccTGGAGTGAGAGTACTTTAGTCTTCATGTCCATTCAGTTTTGACCTCTCAGCTGAAAGTTCTGAGTTTGTGAATTAGTACTAATTGTGGTGATTTCTATGGAGACATATTTATTGCAACTCATTCAAAAAGCCATACGAAAAGCTTAACCACAAAGATATGTTTAGGTACTGTGGTAAAAACTAGAATGCTGACTTTTCAGTCTTAGGTTTTAAGGAACAAACTGGCACCTGCACATCTGCACCCATCAGGTTTGCAGTGAAGTACTCATAGGTGATCCACAAGAGGGTAGCCACTTTCATTTGGTTCCAAGTAGGTACTCTTTGTACTCATTacccaaagtgtgtgtgtggctgtgtgcAACTTATTGTAAAACAGTAAACAGACCAATACATGTACACTGGTTAGTACAGAAAACAATTAAGTATTTAAGTAATGGATGCTTGACTGTTGAAGATAGCCAGAACTCCCTTAATAAAAATTCTGCCATATAATAAGTGCATCTTGTATAATTTAACACCTTGATTCAGAAAAAAGTGCATATATAGTATAAAATAACAGTTTAAACTTCTGTCACTTAAGCACTCAGTTGTTTTCTGTCTCAAATGTATGTTGTCTCATAGTGTGCATGCATTTGCTTACTGAGTTGTGCataggttttattttttgaaaggaGAGACATTagtttgaaaaagaaatatattGCTGGATGtctgaaaaaataaaaccttcaGTATTTTAGGAATACCAGTAATAGCAGTATAAAAGTGCAAAGTGAAGTGAGgagggtggtcttgtggttaaggcattgggcTGGAACTCAGAAGATCTGACTTCATTTCCTGTAATAGGGAGGTCCTAGGTGACATTGCGCAAGTTGTTTAATTTTTCtgcatcagttccccatctataaactgGTGATGAGGatgcttccctacctcatgggATGTTGTGAGAATGTATCCATAAAATATTTGGGAAGCTCTCATATAGTAGGTCATAAAAATATATAGATAAAAGGGAGTTATTACATCATCTGGTGATGGCTGAATACTGTGGGAAGTTGTTGATGGTTGGGTGAGGGGATTGGATGAAGAGTTGAGTAATGCTGGCTGCTGAGGGTGCTTCTTTCCCTCCACTTCCCTTGTCCCGTCTTTGAATTCTGGGTCAATTTTATATTTGATTAGTGATAGAAGGTTGACTTACGGGCAGTAGTTGCCACGATcactcttctttccttgttttgacCATGGCAACGTGACTCTAATTTGATTCCTGTCTATTTCTGAACACGTTTTTTCTTGTGTTATTTTGTCCACCTCAAAATCATCCTTCAGATAGAGTATAATCTAAAATTATATATTTCATATGTGGCAGCATTTTCTGGTTTTATAAATCACAACTTTTTGTTAGTCTGTAGCATTAATtaccaaggtttttttttttttctgctgggaAAATCAGTTTCCCAGAACTTACATTTCTATTGTATTTGTTGTTAGGAGACTTACTCATTTATGAATCTCGTGGTATTTCCAGTTGAATAGTGTTGTAGATTATGGAACCACTGAAACACAGTGTGGTGGGTAGCCAGTCCATAGTCCTTTCTCTGTAGAAGAATAAGATGAGGCTTTAAGACTGAAAAAATTTTCATGAAAGCTTTGTGATGTGTTTATATTGCTATAATTTAGAGAAGCTGTCTTTGCACGTTTCTGTGCTGTACTGCTCTTTATAAGTAGTGATTACATTTAACCTTTCAGTTCTTCACACTAGTTCTTTCTGTCATAAGTACAAGTcattttggaccagattctgccatccttatgtTAATTAGTACCTTACTCAGCAAAAAGtcttgctgaaatcaatggaactactaaCAGAGTAAGATACTTCTCAGGGTAAGAAAAGATGGCACAATCTGGCTTTTGAATATAAGGCATTACTGTTTCCAGAAGACACAAGCACGTCTGTTTCTCATTTAAATGTTAACAAGTGCTAAccgtattttattcttttttaggTCATGTTTACTGGTGACAATATTCCTGTTCATCCTCATGTTTATAGCAATGGTCATATCTGTTTATCCATTCTAACAGAAGACTGGTCCCCAGCTCTCTCAGTGCAATCGGTTTGTCTTAGCATTATTAGCATGCTTTCCAGCTGCAAAGAAaaggtatgtttgtttttttttataatgcactcagagtaaaataaatgaaagctgcAAGTTTTCTACTTTTTCCAAAGTCTATATTTCTCACACTTGAATAATATTACCTTTTTTCTAATATGCAAACAAATATACCGTAAATTAAAACACTGAAACGTTTTGAGTAGTGCAGATGTTGACTTGTTATAAAGATTTTGTAGGAGGAAATAATTTTCTATTTGTAAAGAACCAAATTAATTGCAGTAGGATACATTAATAGGTTATTTTTTCTCATCcttcatttttccagtttgttcccTTAGCACAGGTGAGCCCACACAGCTGACAGTAAATTTTTGTCTCTAAAGTAAGCAGATATGGCACTTGGAGCAGATCCACTGAGGCTCaatttttttacataaaaattTTTCAGAGTAAGATCACACTTCAAATTGGAGTTAGATTTGTTTTACAGCAGTCAGTTCTGGAATGATGCTGTTTTGCCAGATGTCTATTCTCACCACATCACAATTTCAGTTCTGATTATTTGcaggaaaatatatattattgGGTACAAAACAATGCTTATAACTATTTATTATTTCTGTGACTCTTCCCTTTTCACTGTGACCACCCCGTGACTTTTTTCAGAGAAGTGCACTACGCATTAGGCTATTGATAGGTTGCAGATCTTCATGAGTGAAGGTGTAACCCAAGTCCATCTGGTCAATCTCACCAAGCTATGAGAGACTTCATATAGACTGGGATTCAAAACTATACTTGTGACACATTGAAGCCAAACTTCAAAAGTATTTTACATTTGCTTTTGCAGATAAGAGTGAATAATTAGTTTTCTTTGTCCAAACGTTCTGAAAAATTTGCAAACTTTTTTGCTCTGTCTGGGTTTCCCTGCTTAAAGTTCTTGCTAAAAGGGTGCTAAAGTGACTTTCCTgatcagtgtagacagggcctagtCCTACTTTTAAcacattttacaaaatgtatggcatttattttttgaatg
The window above is part of the Chelonia mydas isolate rCheMyd1 chromosome 2, rCheMyd1.pri.v2, whole genome shotgun sequence genome. Proteins encoded here:
- the UBE2W gene encoding ubiquitin-conjugating enzyme E2 W isoform X3; its protein translation is MASMQKRLQKELLALQNDPPPGMTLNEKSVQNSITQWIVDMEGAPGTLYEGEKFQLLFKFSGRYPFDSPQVMFTGDNIPVHPHVYSNGHICLSILTEDWSPALSVQSVCLSIISMLSSCKEKVFFLLQRRPPDNSFYVRTCNKNPKKTKWWYHDDTC
- the UBE2W gene encoding ubiquitin-conjugating enzyme E2 W isoform X2, with product MASMQKRLQKELLALQNDPPPGMTLNEKSVQNSITQWIVDMEGAPGTLYEGEKFQLLFKFSGRYPFDSPQVMFTGDNIPVHPHVYSNGHICLSILTEDWSPALSVQSVCLSIISMLSSCKEKRRPPDNSFYVRTCNKNPKKTKWWYHVANYQRCDGLLFAQFFKNDTC
- the UBE2W gene encoding ubiquitin-conjugating enzyme E2 W isoform X5, which translates into the protein MASMQKRLQKELLALQNDPPPGMTLNEKSVQNSITQWIVDMEGAPGTLYEGEKFQLLFKFSGRYPFDSPQVMFTGDNIPVHPHVYSNGHICLSILTEDWSPALSVQSVCLSIISMLSSCKEKRRPPDNSFYVRTCNKNPKKTKWWYHDDTC
- the UBE2W gene encoding ubiquitin-conjugating enzyme E2 W isoform X1, translating into MASMQKRLQKELLALQNDPPPGMTLNEKSVQNSITQWIVDMEGAPGTLYEGEKFQLLFKFSGRYPFDSPQVMFTGDNIPVHPHVYSNGHICLSILTEDWSPALSVQSVCLSIISMLSSCKEKVFFLLQRRPPDNSFYVRTCNKNPKKTKWWYHVANYQRCDGLLFAQFFKNDTC
- the UBE2W gene encoding ubiquitin-conjugating enzyme E2 W isoform X4 — protein: MTLNEKSVQNSITQWIVDMEGAPGTLYEGEKFQLLFKFSGRYPFDSPQVMFTGDNIPVHPHVYSNGHICLSILTEDWSPALSVQSVCLSIISMLSSCKEKVFFLLQRRPPDNSFYVRTCNKNPKKTKWWYHVANYQRCDGLLFAQFFKNDTC